The following DNA comes from Streptomyces sp. Ag109_O5-10.
GGACCCGCAGGGCTGGCTGTACGTCGTCGACCGCAAGAAGGACATGATCAACGCGTCCGGCTTCAAGGTCTGGCCGCGCGAGGTCGAGGACGTCCTGTACACCCATCCGGCGGTACGCGAGGCGGCCGTCGTCGGGGTGCCGGACGGGTACCGCGGGGAGACCGTCAAGGCCTACATCAGTCTTCGCCCGGGAACTGCAACCGACCCGGACGATCTCGCCCTCTATTGCAAGGAGAGACTGGCCGCTTACAAGTATCCGCGCCAGGTGGAGATCCTGCCCGACCTGCCGAAGACGGCAAGTGGGAAGATCCTCCGACGGGAACTGCGTTCCCGACCGCGACAGGATTAGTGGATCCACGAGAAAGGCAGGTGGCGGCAGTGCCCAGGACGACGGACGGAGACGGGGCTCCCGTTCCGCAGCGGCTTCTTGCCGCCGCCACCCGGCTCTTCGCGGAGCAGGGGTACGACCGCACCTCCGTGCAGGAGATCGTGGAGGCGGCCGGCGTCACCAAGGGGGCGCTGTACCACTACTTCGGCTCCAAGGACGACCTCCTGCACGAGGTGTACGCGCGCGTGCTGCGTGTCCAGCAGGAGCGGCTCGACGCCTTCGCGAACGCGGACGAGCCGATCGAGAAGCGGCTGCGGGGCGCGGCGGCGGACGTGGTCGTCACGACCATCGAGAACCTCGACGACGCGTCGATCTTCTTCCGCTCCATGCATCACCTGAGCCCGGAGAAGAACAAGCAGGTGCGCGCCGAGCGCCGCCGCTACCACGAACGCTTCCGCGCGCTCGTCGAGGAGGGCCAGCGCGCGGGCGTCTTCTCCACCGCGACCCCGGCCGACCTCGTCGTCGACTACCACTTCGGCTCGGTCCACCACCTCTCCACCTGGTACCGCCCCGACGGCCCCATGACCCCCCAGGAGGTCGCCGACCACCTGGCCGACCTGCTGCTGCGGGCGCTGCGGCCCTAGATCGTTCGTCACGAGCGGTTCATCCTCCCGTCAACGGAATTTACCGGTCCGCCATTTATTGACCATAGCTTTGCGCTTCCTGTGAACTGATCATGTCAACGGGGGGCGTGAGTGATGTTGCGTCGTGGTAGGCCACGGTCGAGATCCGCGCGGGGGGTGGCGCTCGGCCTGAGTGCGGCCCTGACGGGCGCGCTGCTACACCTGGGAGCGCTTCCGGCGGTGGCCGCGCCCGGTACCTCGTCGGTGGCGGACAGCAGCGCCCGGGGAGGTGCGGCAGCGCGGGCCACGGCCGACGCGTCCACCGCCACCACCGAGGAGGAAGCACTCGCGGCGGCCAAGCGGAGCGGAAAGAACGTCGAGGTGCTCTCGCTGCGCGGCGAGAGCAGCGACACCTTCGCCACCCCGGGCGGTCATCTGGAGGCCCGGGAGTACCTGCGCCCGGTCCGCACCCGGATGGACGGCACCTGGCGGCCGGTCGACACCGCGCTGGCCAAGGCCGGCGACGGCATGGTGGCGCCCCAGGCGGCCACCGTCGGACTGGAGTTCTCCGGCGGCGGCACCGGGCGTCCGCTGGTCCGGCTGGAGCGCGCGGGCCGCACACTCGAACTCTCCTGGCCCGGTACCGTGCCCGCCCCGGCCCTCGACGGCGACACCGCCGTCTACCGCGACATCCTTCCCGACGTCGACCTGCGCCTCGGCGCCCAGGCGGACGGCTTCACCCAGCTCCTCGTGGTGAAGTCGGCCGCGGCCGCCCAGAGCGACGCCCTCGCCCAGCTGCGGCTGAAGCTGGACGCCGACGGCATGGCGGTCGACGAGACCGCGACCGGCGGCCTCCAAGCCGTCGACAAGGGGGCGGGTGGTGTCGTCTTCGAGGCGCCCACACCAGTGATGTGGGACTCCAGCACGGGCGCCTCCGGCACGGGCGTCTCCGGCACGGGCACGTCCGGTGCCCGTGCCTCCGGGACCGGCGCCTCCGGCGCCAAGGCCGCAGGGCAGGCCGAGCCCGCCGTGGCGCGGGCGGCCTCGTCCGCCGTGACCGCGGCCGCCGACCCCACCGCCGCGCCCGGCGGCGACGAACCCACCGCCGCCGAGTCCGGGCGCGTCGCTCCGGTCGGCGTCACCGTCGCCGACAGCGGTGGCACCCTCGTCCTCACGCCGGACAAGAAGCTGCTGACCGGCGACGACACCCGCTACCCCGTCTACATCGACCCGCAGTGGTACTCGCCCAAGGCCACCTCCTGGACCATGGTGTCCCGGTACTGGGCGAGCTCCCCGCAGTGGAAGTTCAACGGTGACTCCGACGCCGGCCTCGGCTACTGCGGCTGGGACTACTGCGCCCCGTACGACGTGAAGCGGCTCTTCTACCAGATCCCGACCACGAAGTTCGCCGGCCGCTCCATCCTGTCCGCCGAGTTCGTCGTCCACGAGACCCACGCGGCCTCCTGCCAGAAGCGCGAGGTCCAGCTCTGGCGGACCAAGACCATCTCCTCGTCCACCACCTGGAACAGCCAGGACAACTCCGACTTCTGGATCGACCGGCTCAAGACCCTCAGCTTCGCCTACGGCTTCGACGGCTGCGCCGCCGCCGACGCGGAGTTCGACGTGAAGGACGCCGTCGCCACCGCCGCGGCCAAGAAGTGGCCGACCATCACCTTCGGGATGAAGGCGAGCGACGAGGGCGACCGCTACACCTGGAAGCGGTTCTCCGACGACGCCTACCTGCGCGTGCAGTACAACCGCGCCCCCGACAAGATCGGCCTCTCCCAGCTCACCATGAGCCCGGGCGGCCCCTGTGTGGCCGCCGACAAGATGCTGCACATCCGTTCCGCGGGGAGCATCCGCGCCAACGACGTCACCGACCCCGACGGCGATCCGGTCTCCGTCCAGTT
Coding sequences within:
- a CDS encoding TetR/AcrR family transcriptional regulator; the protein is MPRTTDGDGAPVPQRLLAAATRLFAEQGYDRTSVQEIVEAAGVTKGALYHYFGSKDDLLHEVYARVLRVQQERLDAFANADEPIEKRLRGAAADVVVTTIENLDDASIFFRSMHHLSPEKNKQVRAERRRYHERFRALVEEGQRAGVFSTATPADLVVDYHFGSVHHLSTWYRPDGPMTPQEVADHLADLLLRALRP